In the genome of Oscarella lobularis chromosome 1, ooOscLobu1.1, whole genome shotgun sequence, one region contains:
- the LOC136191263 gene encoding hyaluronan-mediated motility receptor-like, translating into MTLKDSFEEERRERCEICLAIMHADTDKLKAIADPFDVVLGNLQNLVDENSSLKVENQALLDASSSTKRELTETLSLLTVEREKREDARSEVRQLESDMEELEGRLASDRSQHRASVAGSTLACEKLKEKLDKQQSQFQLEHEKIMNEANGLKMKTVELEQSVSLVTSVKNELASQVVEAENRFDLVCKELSRLLASGLTVCESDAEEPASDDEKINLIRKQIREFRENAKVEILKWKSLYEELKETHEGGLVVKKAASSGAASLEAQHADMMGHRNPKQKIHYVQRLREENKALKAEVQRLQTELEKRKRQVWKLRSFSRDEPSSPSKGKK; encoded by the exons ATGACGTTGAAGGATTCTTTTGAGGAGGAGCGTCGAGAACGCTGTG agaTTTGTTTGGCTATAATGCATGCTGATACGGATAAGTTGAAGGCCATTGCTGATCCCTTTGATGTCGTCTTGGGCAATTTGCaaaatctcgtcgacgagaacagTTCGCTGAAAGTCGAGAATCAAGCGCTCTTGGACGCGAGCTCGTCTACGAAACGAGAACTGAC TGAGACGTTATCCCTTTTGACCGTTgaaagggagaaaagggaGGACGCCAGAAGCGAAGTTCGCCAATTGGAATCAGACATGGAGGAACTGGAGGGTCGATTAGCGAG CGATCGATCACAGCACCGAGCGTCCGTCGCTGGATCGACGCTTGCATGCGAAAAGCTTAAAGAGAAATTGGATAAACAACAGAGCCAGTTTCAACTCGAACACGAGAAGATAATGAATGAGGCGAACGGATTGAAGATGAAAACCGTTGAATT GGAACAGAGCGTTTCCCTTGTGACTTCGGTGAAGAACGAGCTTGCTTCTCAGGTTGTCGAAGCGGAAAATCGATTTGATCTAGTGTGCAAAGAACTGAGCAG GTTGCTGGCTTCTGGGCTCACAGTTTGTGAGAGCGACGCAGAAGAACCAGCAAG tgacgacgagaagataaATCTTATCAGAAAACAAATTAGAGAATTCCGAGAGAATGCAAAAGTAGAAATTTTAAA GTGGAAATCTTTGTATGAGGAATTGAAAGAGACGCACGAAGGCGGGCTGGTGGTGAAGAAAGCCGCATCTTCAGGCGCCGCATCGTTGGAAGCTCAACATGCCGATATGATGGGACACCGCAATCCCAAGCAAAAGATTCACTACGTTCAGCGCCTCCGAGAGGAGAACAAAGCGCTAAAGGCT GAAGTTCAACGGCTTCAGACGGAATtagaaaaacgaaagcgcCAAGTTTGGAAattgcgatcgttttcgcgcgacgagccttcttctccttccaaAG GAAAAAAATAG